A region of Curvibacter sp. AEP1-3 DNA encodes the following proteins:
- a CDS encoding FAD-binding oxidoreductase, whose translation MSLESLRQAFSGKLLSGADAAPFLTDYRGKWTGQALAVAQPDSAEDVAKVIAWCHAHGTPVVPQGGNTGLSGGSVPEATPAKLPVVLSLLRLNRVRAVDPLNNTLTVEAGVTLLQVQEAAKAAKRLFPLSLAAEGTCTIGGNLASNAGGVQVLRYGNARELCLGLEVVTAEGQLWDGLRTLRKDNTGYDLRDLYIGSEGTLGVITAAVLKLFPLPTAQVVTLVAVPTPQQALELLSLAQERLGAQLTAFELLSDTCVDLVLRHIPGTRRPLGEASDWYVLMELSATGDEAQAAQSMESLLETAMENGWVTDAALASTLAQSEALWALRENISEAQGAEGKTIKHDISLPISRIPDFIANTDALIATRFPQVRQVTFGHLGDGNLHYNASPLPGSGPDDMAAFQALEGPLNQLVHDAVHAHQGSISAEHGLGVLRRDESARHKSPLELQLMQRIKQALDPQGLMNPHKLLDMSQITL comes from the coding sequence GTGTCGCTGGAATCTCTACGCCAAGCCTTCAGCGGCAAACTGCTGAGCGGCGCCGATGCAGCCCCGTTTCTGACCGACTACCGTGGCAAATGGACCGGCCAGGCGCTGGCCGTGGCGCAACCGGACAGTGCCGAGGACGTGGCCAAAGTCATTGCCTGGTGCCACGCACACGGCACGCCTGTGGTGCCCCAAGGCGGCAACACCGGCCTCTCAGGCGGCTCGGTGCCCGAGGCCACCCCTGCCAAGTTGCCGGTGGTGCTGTCCCTGCTGCGCCTGAACCGGGTGCGCGCCGTGGACCCGCTCAACAACACCCTGACGGTGGAAGCCGGTGTCACGCTCTTGCAGGTGCAAGAGGCCGCCAAAGCCGCCAAGCGCCTGTTCCCGCTGAGCCTGGCGGCTGAAGGCACTTGCACCATAGGCGGCAACCTCGCCAGCAATGCAGGGGGCGTGCAGGTGCTGCGCTACGGCAATGCCCGTGAACTTTGCCTGGGCCTGGAAGTGGTGACTGCAGAGGGCCAGCTGTGGGATGGCTTACGCACCCTGCGCAAAGACAACACCGGCTACGACCTGCGGGACCTGTACATCGGCTCCGAGGGCACGCTGGGCGTCATCACCGCCGCGGTGCTGAAGCTGTTTCCCTTGCCTACGGCACAGGTGGTCACCTTGGTGGCCGTGCCAACGCCGCAACAGGCGCTAGAGCTGCTGTCCCTGGCGCAGGAGCGGCTGGGTGCGCAATTGACCGCGTTTGAGCTACTGAGCGACACCTGTGTGGATCTGGTGTTGCGCCACATACCCGGCACGCGCCGGCCCTTGGGAGAGGCGTCAGACTGGTATGTGCTGATGGAGCTGTCAGCCACGGGCGACGAGGCGCAAGCCGCGCAGTCCATGGAGAGCCTGCTGGAAACCGCCATGGAAAACGGCTGGGTGACCGACGCCGCGCTGGCCAGCACGCTGGCGCAATCGGAAGCACTGTGGGCCTTGCGTGAAAACATCTCGGAAGCCCAGGGCGCCGAGGGCAAGACCATCAAGCACGATATTTCTCTGCCGATCTCCCGCATCCCCGACTTCATCGCCAATACCGACGCGCTGATTGCCACCCGATTCCCTCAGGTCCGGCAGGTGACCTTCGGCCACTTGGGCGATGGCAACCTGCACTACAACGCCTCGCCACTTCCGGGCAGCGGGCCCGACGACATGGCGGCGTTCCAGGCGCTCGAAGGCCCGCTCAACCAGTTGGTGCACGACGCGGTGCACGCCCACCAGGGCTCGATATCCGCCGAACACGGCCTGGGCGTGCTGCGCCGCGACGAGTCGGCCCGCCACAAGTCGCCGCTGGAGCTGCAGCTGATGCAACGCATCAAGCAAGCCCTGGACCCACAGGGCTTGATGAACCCGCACAAGCTGCTGGATATGAGCCAAATCACTCTCTAG